The Nocardioides ochotonae genome segment TCGACACCCGCGCGCTGACCCGCCACCTGCGCGACCGCGGCGCCATGCGCGTCGGCATCTCCACCACCGAGACCGACCCCGAGGCGCTGCTCTCCCGGGTCCGCGGCTCCGCGGAGATGGCCGGGCTCGAGCTCGCCGACGAGGTCACCACCGCCGAGGCGTACGTCGTCCCGGCCCAGGGGGAGAAGCGGTTCACCGTGGTCGCCCTCGACCTCGGCATCAAGGCCATGACGCCGGCCCGGATGGCCGAGCGCGGCATCGAGGTGCACGTGCTGCCCGCGACCGCGTCGCTCGAGGACGTCCTCGCGGTGCAGCCCGACGGGCTCTTCTACTCCAACGGCCCCGGTGACCCGTCGGCCACCACCCAGCAGGTCGAGGTGCTCCAGGGCGCCCTCGAGCGGGGGGTGCCGTACTTCGGCATCTGCTTCGGCAACCAGCTCTTCGGCCGCGCGCTCGGGTTCGGCACCTACAAGCTCAAGTACGGCCACCGCGGCATCAACCAGCCGGTGATGGACCGCACCACCGGCAAGGTCGAGGTGACCGCGCACAACCACGGCTTCGCCGTGGACGCGCCGCTGGACCGCGCGACCGAGACGCCGTACGGCACCGCCAGCGTCAGCCACGTCTGCCTCAACGACGACGTCGTCGAGGGACTCGAGCTGCGCTCGGGCGAGGGCGACCTGCTCGGCTTCTCGGTGCAGTACCACCCCGAGGCCGCGGCCGGCCCCCACGACGCCGCGTACCTCTTCGATCGTTTCGTCCAGCTCCTGACCGACCGGAAGGCCTGAACCCCGTGCCGAAGCGCGAAGACATCACGTCGATCATGGTGATCGGCTCCGGGCCGATCATCATCGGCCAGGCCGCCGAGTTCGACTACTCCGGCACCCAGGCATGCCGGGTGCTGAAGGAGGAGGGCCTGCGGGTCATCCTCGTGAACTCCAACCCCGCCACGATCATGACCGACCCGGAGTTCGCCGACGCGACCTACGTCGAGCCGATCACCCCGGAGTTCGTCGAGAAGGTCATCGCCAAGGAGCGCCCCGACGCGCTGCTGGCGACCCTCGGCGGCCAGACGGCGCTCAACGCCGCCATGGCGCTCGCCGCGAAC includes the following:
- the carA gene encoding glutamine-hydrolyzing carbamoyl-phosphate synthase small subunit is translated as MSEALLVLEDGRTFRGEAFGAEGETFGEAVFNTGMTGYQETLTDPSYHRQVVVMTAPHVGNTGVNDEDPESKRIWVAGYVVRDPARVSSNWRAQRTLDDELREQGVVGISGVDTRALTRHLRDRGAMRVGISTTETDPEALLSRVRGSAEMAGLELADEVTTAEAYVVPAQGEKRFTVVALDLGIKAMTPARMAERGIEVHVLPATASLEDVLAVQPDGLFYSNGPGDPSATTQQVEVLQGALERGVPYFGICFGNQLFGRALGFGTYKLKYGHRGINQPVMDRTTGKVEVTAHNHGFAVDAPLDRATETPYGTASVSHVCLNDDVVEGLELRSGEGDLLGFSVQYHPEAAAGPHDAAYLFDRFVQLLTDRKA